The following coding sequences lie in one Phragmites australis chromosome 8, lpPhrAust1.1, whole genome shotgun sequence genomic window:
- the LOC133927491 gene encoding putative invertase inhibitor — MQERRSTAMARAPLVPLCLAAAALLLANAAAPCSAKTTVTIEEACRRAASSHPGVSYEHCVSSLASDARSREAVDLHNLAVLAARMAVEHAAATEAKIEDLNEVEDSPQASARLHHCLELYNAAAAVLRDALDNLHAHIYGKASEQLAAALGASESCEDVWKGEERVPVAGHDREYGRMALVALGLTSGIV, encoded by the coding sequence ATGCAAGAACGCCGCAGCACTGCCATGGCGCGCGCGCCGCTCGTGCCACTCTGCCTCGCCGCTGCCGCGCTCCTCCTCGCCAACGCCGCCGCGCCGTGCAGCGCAAAGACCACGGTCACCATCGAGGAGGCGTGCCGGAGGGCGGCGAGCAGCCACCCGGGCGTCAGCTACGAGCACTGCGTGTCGTCGCTGGCGTCGGACGCCCGGAGCCGCGAGGCCGTCGACCTCCACAACCTGGCCGTGCTGGCGGCCAGGATGGCCGTGGAGCACGCGGCTGCCACGGAGGCCAAGATCGAGGACCTCAACGAGGTGGAGGACTCGCCGCAAGCAAGCGCGCGCCTGCACCACTGCCTCGAGCTCtacaacgccgccgccgccgtcctgcGCGACGCGCTCGACAACCTCCACGCGCACATCTACGGCAAGGCATCCGAGcagctcgccgccgcgctcggcGCCTCCGAGAGCTGCGAGGACGTCTGGAAGGGCGAGGAACGCGTCCCCGTCGCCGGGCACGACAGGGAGTACGGACGCATGGCCTTGGTCGCCCTCGGCCTCACCAGCGGCATCGTGTGA
- the LOC133926100 gene encoding cell division control protein 48 homolog C, with the protein MGKRPRHGGAGRSQLASFEWKLRRLILNGGLAVSGSSAEDVANTLRIHHPELRRQKLDPFTAAVRRALSSLPSPSPSGSDDDDSSTSRRRRHDAHASTSSSTSVSEEAAHPPPSPAFDVTKSMLRSQYASQTPKRNPGTNQQLEIEVTAEKARRLITSDGGDGGDAKPEAPATAGVVRGEKGPRFADLGGMEAVIEELMMEVVVPLCHPELPQRLGVRPVAGLLLHGPPGCGKTTLAHAIANETGVPFYKISAPEVVSGVSGASEENIRGLFQKAYRTAPSIVFIDEIDAIASKRESLQREMERRIVTQLMTCMDEFHQNIGSGGADLDGESSEKKPGYVIVIGATNRPDAVDQALRRPGRFDREISLGVPDENARKQILKMLTQNLRLEGEFDLFKIARATPGFVGADLKALVDKAGNLAMKRIIDKRRVQYCREHDGNSKHDWWRKPWEADEVESLHIIMDDFEEATKMVQPSLRREGFSSVPDVTWDDVGGLDSLRKEFDRCIVRCIKHPEDYEVFGVNMQAGFMLFGPPGCGKTLIAKAVANEAGANFIHIKGPELLNKYVGESESEVRKIFTRARTNSPCILFFDEIDALTTKRGKEGGWVVERLLNQLLIELDGADQRQGVYVIGATNRIDVIDDAVLRPGRFGKKHYVPLPCADERVSILKAHARNKPISSGVDLDALARRKECNDLTGADLASLVNEAAMAALEERLEFIENGTSSMSSSCLIELSHFVRALSKVKPSVSEQQRKYYEVLSKRYSSN; encoded by the exons atGGGGAAGCGCCCGCGTCATGGGGGCGCCGGCCGGTCCCAATTGGCGTCCTTCGAGTGGAAACTCCGCCGCCTCATTCTGAATGGCGGTCTCGCCGTCTCCGGCTCCTCCGCCGAGGACGTCGCCAACACCCTCCGCATCCACCACCCCGAGCTCCGCCGCCAGAAGCTCGACCCCTTCACCGCCGCCGTCCGCCGCGCCCTATCCTCACTCccttccccctccccctccggatccgacgacgacgactccTCCacctctcgccgccgccgccacgacGCCCAcgccagcacctcctcctccacctccgtcTCCGAAGAGGCCGCCCACCCGCCGCCTTCCCCTGCCTTCGACGTCACCAAGTCCATGCTTCGCTCCCAGTACGCCTCCCAGACGCCCAAACGGAACCCCGGTACTAACCAACAGCTGGAGATTGAGGTGACCGCAGAGAAGGCACGCCGACTCATCACATCCGATGGTGGAGACGGCGGCGATGCCAAGCCAGAGGCCCCAGCTACTGCAGGAGTTGTCAGAGGGGAGAAGGGGCCACGGTTTGCTGATCTCGGAGGGATGGAAGCGGTGATAGAGGAGCTGATGATGGAAGTGGTGGTGCCCCTGTGCCATCCAGAGCTGCCACAGCGCCTTGGGGTTAGGCCTGTTGCTGGGCTGCTGCTGCACGGGCCGCCTGGTTGCGGGAAGACCACCCTCGCACATGCCATTGCCAATGAGACTGGTGTGCCGTTCTACAAGATCTCGGCACCTGAGGTTGTATCTGGGGTATCTG gagcttctgaggaaaatatcAGGGGCTTATTTCAGAAGGCCTATAGGACTGCTCCCTCAATTGTATTCATTGATGAGATAGATGCAATTGCATCCAAGAGGGAGAGTCTGCAACGAGAGATGGAGCGACGGATAGTTACTCAATTAATGACATGCATGGATGAATTCCATCAGAATATTGGATCGGGTGGCGCTGATTTGGATGGAGAATCATCTGAAAAGAAACCTGGTTATGTTATTGTCATTGGAGCTACGAATAGGCCTGATGCTGTGGACCAAGCTCTGCGAAGGCCAGGAAGGTTTGATCGAGAAATATCTCTTGGTGTTCCAGATGAGAATGCACGAAAACAGATACTGAAGATGCTTACTCAGAACCTTCGACTTGAAGGCGAATTTGACTTGTTCAAGATAGCAAGGGCCACACCAGGTTTTGTTGGTGCTGACTTGAAGGCATTAGTGGACAAAGCAGGGAATCTAGCAATGAAGAGAATAATTGATAAAAGAAGAGTTCAATATTGTCGTGAGCATGACGGAAATAGCAAGCATGACTGGTGGAGAAAACCTTGGGAGGCAGATGAGGTGGAGAGCCTACATATTATCATGGATGACTTTGAG GAAGCAACAAAAATGGTTCAACCATCTTTGAGAAGAGAAGGATTTTCTTCTGTCCCTGATGTCACATGGGATGATGTTGGAGGTCTCGATTCATTACGGAAAGAGTTTGACCGCTGCATTGTTCGATGTATCAAGCACCCTGAAGATTATGAG GTATTTGGAGTGAATATGCAAGCTGGCTTCATGCTGTTTGGACCTCCGGGTTGTGGGAAAACACTAATAGCAAAAGCAGTGGCGAATGAGGCAGGGGCTAATTTTATTCATATTAAG GGGCCTGAGCTATTGAACAAGTACGTTGGGGAGAGTGAATCAGAAGTTAGGAAAATATTTACTCGTGCACGTACTAACTCCCCATGCATCCTGTTTTTTGATGAG ATAGATGCTTTGACAACAAAAAGAGGGAAAGAGGGAGGATGGGTGGTTGAGCGTCTATTAAATCAG TTACTTATTGAACTCGATGGCGCTGATCAACGCCAAGGTGTGTATGTGATAGGAGCTACAAACAG AATTGATGTGATAGATGATGCTGTTCTACGGCCTGGTAGATTCGGGAAAAAACATTATGTGCCTTTACCTTGTGCTGATGAGCGAGTTTCCATACTAAAAGCACATGCTAGAAACAAACCCATCTCATCTGGTGTTGATTTGGATGCACTGGCACGTCGAAAAGAGTGCAACGATCTCACTGGTGCCGACCTAGCATCACTG GTGAATGAAGCAGCCATGGCAGCGTTGGAAGAGAGATTGGAATTCATTGAGAATGGGACATCGTCAATGAGTTCCTCTTGTTTGATTGAGCTCTCACACTTTGTAAGGGCTCTATCGAAGGTGAAGCCATCAGTATCCGAACAG CAAAGGAAATATTACGAGGTGTTGTCCAAGAGATACTCCTCAAACTGA